One Leptospira bouyouniensis DNA window includes the following coding sequences:
- a CDS encoding bactofilin family protein: MAIGKDSINSVIGPGSIFEGKFYIAGSLRIDGKFEGDIKTEDALVIGETGKVKTNISAREVIVSGTLIGNIKAENEVKLEGTGRMLGDITAPYLELQKGVVAKGNITITGGQKKDVRKIVEESFGGIKSLDSKD, encoded by the coding sequence ATGGCAATAGGTAAGGATTCCATCAACAGCGTTATCGGACCAGGGTCGATATTTGAAGGTAAATTTTATATCGCAGGTTCACTTAGAATCGATGGAAAATTCGAAGGTGATATCAAAACAGAAGACGCACTTGTCATTGGAGAAACCGGTAAGGTTAAAACCAATATCAGTGCCAGAGAAGTCATTGTCTCCGGAACCCTCATAGGTAACATCAAAGCCGAAAACGAAGTCAAGTTAGAAGGAACTGGGCGTATGTTAGGTGACATCACTGCTCCTTATTTGGAACTTCAAAAAGGTGTCGTAGCAAAAGGAAATATCACAATCACTGGCGGTCAGAAAAAAGACGTTCGTAAGATTGTAGAAGAATCCTTTGGCGGAATCAAATCATTAGATTCAAAGGACTAA
- a CDS encoding M23 family metallopeptidase, which yields MLLRSPEKSTIGKHVLRWGNINVIQVSPGKYFYNLQSQSSVLHGTIDLNRKRYRILPLLTFSFIIAFLLSIIVDKQTYEESLMEKEFLSMSTEVEENDTKDKEAKLADAKYLQETEDKKMAILRSAELDKLAENKNKKLKVTQYKVKKNESLSDIARRFKVSVESIAGSSGINPEVSLISGQILNIPNKQGLMYKLKKGETLAKVADYYKVKIDDIYAENQLEDYDLFKSGQKVFLPGAVIPETGPVWRIPVASKVITSGWGTRSYPQYKFHMALDLRANYESVYAARKGKVTFSGWMGGYGNAIILSHDDNYQTLYAHNSKLYVKEGDYVSAGKIISRSGCTGYCFGPHLHFEVIKDGKNINPTKLIKGFSYK from the coding sequence ATGCTACTTCGTTCACCTGAAAAGTCTACGATCGGCAAGCATGTGTTACGTTGGGGAAACATTAACGTCATCCAAGTTTCCCCAGGTAAGTATTTTTATAATCTACAATCACAATCAAGTGTTCTACACGGAACCATCGATCTCAATCGTAAACGGTATCGGATTTTACCACTCCTAACCTTTTCGTTTATCATCGCATTTTTACTTTCTATCATCGTCGACAAACAAACCTACGAAGAAAGTTTGATGGAAAAAGAATTCTTAAGTATGTCCACTGAGGTGGAAGAGAACGATACGAAGGACAAAGAAGCAAAACTTGCCGATGCCAAATACTTACAAGAAACCGAAGACAAAAAAATGGCAATCCTTCGTTCAGCAGAACTAGACAAACTTGCTGAAAATAAAAACAAAAAGCTAAAAGTCACACAATACAAAGTGAAAAAAAATGAAAGCTTATCTGACATTGCCCGTCGATTTAAGGTTTCCGTTGAATCTATTGCAGGGAGTTCCGGAATCAATCCCGAAGTATCTCTTATCTCAGGCCAAATTCTAAACATTCCCAATAAACAAGGGTTAATGTATAAACTCAAAAAAGGGGAAACTCTCGCAAAGGTTGCAGATTATTATAAAGTCAAAATCGACGACATCTACGCAGAAAACCAATTGGAAGATTATGATTTATTTAAATCAGGACAAAAGGTCTTTTTACCGGGTGCTGTGATCCCTGAAACTGGCCCTGTTTGGAGGATCCCAGTCGCTTCCAAAGTCATTACGTCTGGTTGGGGAACTCGTTCATACCCCCAATACAAATTTCATATGGCACTCGACCTACGTGCCAATTACGAATCTGTCTATGCGGCAAGGAAAGGAAAGGTCACATTCTCTGGTTGGATGGGAGGGTATGGTAATGCAATCATATTGTCTCATGATGACAATTACCAAACCCTTTATGCTCACAACTCAAAACTCTATGTCAAAGAAGGTGATTATGTAAGTGCCGGAAAGATTATCTCTCGTTCGGGTTGTACCGGCTACTGTTTTGGACCTCACTTACATTTTGAAGTCATTAAAGATGGCAAAAACATCAATCCCACAAAACTCATCAAAGGATTTTCTTATAAATGA